One segment of Streptomyces sp. NBC_01463 DNA contains the following:
- a CDS encoding ParB/RepB/Spo0J family partition protein: MSERRRGLGRGLGALIPAAPQEKQVPSAGMGTSTPGTRPVLTSERGVAVAKVTTLGSGPVVPEPSSPVSVSDGTDGPAEVAGAYFAELPIDSITPNPRQPREVFDEDALAELVTSIKEVGLLQPVVVRKSGTGRFELIMGERRWRACREAELKQIPAIVRATDDEKLLLDALLENLHRAQLNPLEEAAAYDQLLKDFKCTHDQLADRIGRSRPQVSNTLRLLRLSPPVQRRVAAGVLSAGHARALLSVDDSEEQDKLAHRIVAEGLSVRAVEEIVTLMGSRPTSTTRSKGPRAGGRLSPALTDLASRLSDRFETRVKVDLGQKKGKIVVEFASMEDLDRILNSLAPGEGRVLDRAPSEEEASEDDES; encoded by the coding sequence GTGAGTGAGCGTCGTAGAGGGTTGGGGCGTGGGCTCGGTGCCCTGATCCCCGCCGCTCCGCAGGAGAAGCAGGTGCCGTCGGCCGGGATGGGTACGTCCACGCCCGGAACACGACCGGTGCTGACGTCCGAGCGGGGCGTGGCCGTCGCGAAGGTGACCACCCTCGGCTCGGGCCCTGTGGTGCCGGAGCCGAGCAGCCCTGTGTCGGTGTCCGACGGGACCGATGGGCCGGCCGAGGTGGCGGGAGCCTATTTCGCCGAGCTGCCCATCGACTCGATCACACCGAACCCTCGTCAGCCCCGCGAGGTGTTCGATGAGGACGCGCTCGCCGAGCTGGTCACCTCCATCAAGGAGGTCGGTCTTCTCCAGCCCGTCGTGGTCCGGAAGTCGGGGACCGGACGCTTTGAGCTCATCATGGGTGAGCGGCGCTGGAGGGCCTGCCGGGAGGCCGAGCTCAAGCAGATCCCTGCGATCGTCCGGGCCACGGACGACGAGAAGCTCCTTCTGGACGCGCTCCTGGAGAACCTTCACCGGGCTCAGCTGAACCCCTTGGAGGAGGCGGCCGCGTACGACCAGCTCCTCAAGGACTTCAAGTGCACCCACGACCAGCTGGCCGACCGGATCGGGCGTTCGCGGCCGCAGGTGTCCAACACCTTGCGTCTGCTGCGGCTGTCGCCGCCGGTCCAGCGCAGGGTCGCGGCCGGGGTGCTGTCCGCGGGACATGCGCGGGCGCTGCTGTCGGTGGATGACTCCGAGGAGCAGGACAAGCTGGCGCACCGCATCGTGGCCGAAGGGCTTTCGGTGCGTGCGGTCGAGGAGATCGTGACGCTCATGGGCTCCAGGCCCACGAGCACCACACGGTCCAAGGGTCCTCGGGCCGGTGGCCGGCTGTCGCCGGCGCTGACCGACCTGGCGTCGCGGCTCTCCGACCGGTTCGAGACCAGGGTGAAGGTCGACCTCGGGCAGAAGAAGGGGAAGATCGTCGTCGAGTTCGCCTCGATGGAGGATCTGGACCGCATCCTCAACAGCCTCGCGCCGGGTGAGGGCCGTGTCTTGGACCGTGCCCCGTCGGAGGAGGAAGCGTCCGAGGACGACGAGAGCTGA
- a CDS encoding ParA family protein: protein MTDPVPGPRSESAGDGVSRETPPPMDDTPIGRAAQLAVEALGRAGEGLPRPDQTRVMVVANQKGGVGKTTSTVNLAASLALHGARVLVVDLDPQGNASTALGIDHHAEVPSIYDVLVESKPLSDVVQPVPDVEGLFCAPATIDLAGAEIELVSLVARESRLQRAIQAYEQPLDYILIDCPPSLGLLTVNALVAGAEVLIPIQCEYYALEGLGQLLRNVDLVRGHLNPDLHVSTILLTMYDGRTRLASQVAEEVRSHFGKEVLRTSIPRSVRISEAPSYGQTVLTYDPGSSGSLSYLEAAREIALRGVGVQYEAQHAHTGSRNSQQNTSEGIQ from the coding sequence ATGACCGATCCGGTCCCCGGTCCCCGATCCGAATCGGCGGGGGACGGTGTTTCACGTGAAACACCGCCGCCGATGGATGACACACCTATTGGCCGTGCGGCCCAGCTGGCGGTGGAGGCCCTCGGCCGTGCCGGTGAGGGGCTGCCGCGGCCTGACCAGACGCGGGTCATGGTGGTGGCCAACCAGAAGGGTGGGGTGGGTAAGACCACCTCGACGGTCAACCTTGCCGCGTCGCTTGCACTCCACGGTGCCCGCGTTCTGGTGGTCGACCTCGACCCGCAGGGGAACGCCTCTACGGCGCTGGGCATCGACCACCATGCCGAAGTCCCCTCTATCTATGACGTCCTGGTGGAGAGCAAGCCGCTCTCCGACGTGGTTCAGCCCGTTCCGGACGTCGAAGGTCTCTTCTGCGCCCCGGCGACCATCGATCTCGCCGGTGCGGAGATCGAGCTGGTGTCGCTGGTGGCGCGGGAGAGTCGACTGCAGCGAGCGATTCAGGCGTACGAGCAGCCTCTCGACTACATCCTGATCGACTGCCCGCCCTCGCTCGGCCTGCTGACGGTGAATGCTCTGGTGGCCGGCGCGGAGGTGCTGATCCCTATCCAGTGCGAGTACTACGCGCTGGAAGGGCTGGGCCAGCTGTTGCGCAACGTCGACCTGGTGCGGGGACATCTCAACCCCGATCTCCATGTGTCGACGATCCTGCTCACCATGTACGACGGCCGGACCAGGCTCGCGTCGCAGGTCGCCGAGGAGGTGCGCAGCCACTTCGGCAAGGAGGTGCTGCGGACCAGCATTCCCCGTTCGGTGCGGATCTCCGAGGCTCCCAGCTACGGGCAGACCGTACTGACCTACGACCCGGGTTCGAGCGGGTCCCTGTCGTACCTCGAAGCGGCTCGCGAGATCGCGCTGCGCGGGGTCGGGGTCCAGTACGAGGCCCAGCATGCCCACACGGGCAGTCGGAACAGCCAGCAGAATACTTCGGAGGGGATCCAGTGA
- the rsmG gene encoding 16S rRNA (guanine(527)-N(7))-methyltransferase RsmG has translation MTEEVALPQAPDEAREVFGECFPEAVRYAELLADAGVKRGLIGPREVPRLWERHLLNCAVLSEVVPEGVTVCDVGSGAGLPGIPLALVRPDLKITLLEPLLRRTNFLQEVVELLGLEHVTVVRGRAEEVLGTLQPVHVVTARAVAPLDRLAGWGVPLLRPYGEMLALKGDTAEEEINGARAALSKLGVVETEVLHVGEGVVDPLSTVVRVVVGESPGGVRFATKRARAARVSRTRRRR, from the coding sequence GTGACGGAGGAAGTAGCGCTTCCCCAGGCGCCCGACGAGGCCCGGGAGGTGTTCGGTGAGTGCTTTCCCGAAGCCGTCCGGTACGCGGAACTGCTGGCAGATGCGGGGGTCAAGCGAGGGCTGATCGGCCCGCGGGAGGTCCCTCGGCTGTGGGAGCGGCACCTGCTGAACTGTGCGGTGCTCTCCGAGGTCGTGCCCGAGGGGGTCACGGTCTGCGATGTGGGTTCCGGCGCGGGGCTTCCGGGGATTCCGCTGGCGCTGGTGCGCCCGGATCTGAAGATCACCCTGCTTGAGCCGCTGCTGCGACGGACCAACTTCCTCCAGGAGGTCGTCGAGCTGCTGGGCCTGGAGCATGTGACGGTCGTCCGCGGCCGGGCCGAGGAGGTTCTGGGGACACTTCAGCCGGTGCACGTGGTGACGGCTCGCGCGGTGGCCCCGCTGGACCGCCTGGCGGGCTGGGGAGTGCCGCTGCTGCGTCCCTACGGGGAGATGCTGGCGCTCAAGGGTGATACCGCCGAGGAGGAGATCAACGGCGCACGAGCGGCCCTCAGCAAGCTCGGGGTCGTGGAGACCGAGGTGCTCCACGTGGGCGAAGGCGTCGTCGACCCGCTGTCCACCGTGGTGCGTGTGGTGGTGGGTGAGAGCCCCGGCGGAGTGAGGTTCGCGACGAAGCGAGCCAGGGCCGCGAGGGTCAGCCGGACCCGTCGTCGCCGCTGA
- a CDS encoding single-stranded DNA-binding protein, giving the protein MTEGTTSTAAEGSDTLTRLEQEGEIAADYLEGLLDIADLDGDIDMDVEADRAAVSIISESARELQKLVGRDGEVLEALQELTRLAVHRETGDRSRLMLDIGGFRAQKRTELAELGAKAADEVKSTGEPVKLDPMTPFERKVVHDAVAAAGLRSESEGEEPQRFVVVLPA; this is encoded by the coding sequence GTGACGGAAGGCACCACCTCCACGGCCGCTGAGGGCAGCGACACCTTGACCCGCCTCGAGCAGGAAGGGGAGATCGCAGCGGACTACCTTGAGGGCCTGCTCGACATCGCCGACCTGGACGGCGACATCGACATGGACGTCGAGGCGGACCGGGCCGCGGTCTCGATCATCAGTGAATCGGCACGTGAACTGCAGAAGCTCGTGGGCCGCGACGGTGAGGTGCTGGAGGCACTCCAGGAGCTGACGCGGCTGGCCGTCCACCGGGAGACCGGTGACAGGAGCCGTCTGATGCTCGACATCGGGGGCTTCCGGGCGCAGAAGCGCACGGAGCTCGCGGAGCTGGGTGCCAAGGCCGCGGACGAGGTCAAGAGCACCGGTGAGCCGGTGAAGCTGGACCCGATGACGCCGTTCGAACGCAAGGTTGTGCACGACGCGGTCGCGGCCGCGGGTCTGCGCAGCGAATCGGAGGGCGAGGAGCCGCAGCGCTTCGTCGTCGTCCTGCCGGCCTGA
- the yidC gene encoding membrane protein insertase YidC, producing MDTIASLFSFITWPVSWVIVQFHKLYGAIFGPDTGWAWGLSIVSLVVLIRICLIPLFVKQIKSTRNMQVLQPKMKAIQERYKSDKQRQSEEMMKLYKETGTNPLSSCLPIIAQSPFFFALYHVLSAIASNKKIGVIDQSLLDSARQAHIFGAPLAAKFMDSADKVEALGASLTDVRVVTAVMIVMMSASQFFTQRQLMTKNVDLTVKTPYMQQQKMLMYIFPLIFAVMGINFPVGVLVYWLTTNVWTMGQQMYVINQNPTPGSKAQEQYLGRLLKSVTTHGEVRGRTRRNTVKRIVSKGPDRNDIERKFVTSLAKLGLAPQEDGSVVKSDTAVAEAEGGAAQRRQQPKRQTKAKRQTGAGHQGGAKDADSSESESKTSLEKSAPQDDKPKPAAKPASGSSRQAKSGQRKGPQRPKHPSKK from the coding sequence GTGGACACGATTGCCAGTCTGTTCAGCTTCATCACGTGGCCCGTTTCCTGGGTCATCGTCCAGTTCCACAAGTTGTACGGGGCGATCTTCGGCCCTGACACGGGATGGGCCTGGGGTCTTTCCATCGTGTCCCTCGTGGTGCTGATCCGTATCTGTCTGATCCCGCTGTTCGTCAAGCAGATCAAGTCGACGCGGAACATGCAGGTGCTCCAGCCGAAGATGAAGGCGATCCAGGAGCGCTACAAGAGCGACAAGCAGCGTCAGTCCGAAGAGATGATGAAGCTGTACAAGGAGACGGGTACCAACCCGCTCTCCTCGTGCCTGCCGATCATCGCGCAGTCGCCGTTCTTCTTCGCCCTGTACCACGTGCTCTCGGCCATCGCGTCGAACAAGAAGATCGGCGTCATCGACCAGTCGCTGCTGGACAGCGCGCGTCAGGCGCACATCTTCGGTGCTCCGCTGGCCGCCAAGTTCATGGACAGCGCGGACAAGGTCGAAGCCCTGGGCGCTTCGCTCACGGATGTGCGGGTCGTCACCGCGGTCATGATCGTGATGATGTCGGCCTCGCAGTTCTTCACGCAGCGCCAGCTGATGACGAAGAACGTCGACCTGACGGTCAAGACGCCGTACATGCAGCAGCAGAAGATGCTCATGTACATCTTCCCGCTGATCTTCGCCGTCATGGGCATCAACTTCCCCGTCGGTGTCCTCGTCTACTGGCTGACCACGAACGTCTGGACCATGGGTCAGCAGATGTACGTGATCAACCAGAACCCCACCCCGGGCAGCAAGGCGCAGGAGCAGTACCTCGGCCGTCTACTGAAGAGCGTCACCACGCACGGCGAGGTGCGCGGCCGGACCCGGCGCAACACCGTCAAGCGGATCGTGTCCAAGGGCCCGGACCGCAATGACATCGAGCGGAAGTTCGTCACGAGCCTCGCCAAGCTCGGCCTCGCTCCCCAGGAGGACGGCTCGGTGGTCAAGAGCGACACCGCCGTGGCCGAGGCCGAGGGTGGAGCGGCCCAGCGCCGTCAGCAGCCCAAGCGCCAGACCAAGGCGAAGCGCCAGACCGGTGCGGGCCACCAGGGCGGAGCCAAGGACGCCGACTCCAGCGAGTCGGAGTCCAAGACCTCCCTGGAGAAGAGCGCCCCCCAGGACGACAAGCCCAAGCCGGCGGCCAAGCCCGCGTCCGGCTCCTCACGCCAAGCCAAGTCCGGACAGCGCAAGGGCCCGCAGCGGCCCAAGCACCCGTCCAAGAAGTAA
- the yidD gene encoding membrane protein insertion efficiency factor YidD: MKYPLLALIKLYQWTISPLLGPVCRYYPSCSHYGYTAIDRHGAIKGTALTAWRILRCNPWSPGGVDHVPPRKRPRWHELLRSAMRGSKGGDSAADVPPGGSVNDLPSSAAETSPNAQGA; this comes from the coding sequence ATGAAGTACCCGCTGCTGGCTCTCATCAAGCTGTACCAGTGGACGATCAGCCCACTTCTCGGGCCTGTCTGCCGTTACTACCCGTCGTGTTCCCACTATGGATATACGGCGATCGACCGGCACGGAGCGATCAAGGGAACGGCGCTGACAGCCTGGCGCATCCTGCGGTGCAATCCGTGGTCACCCGGCGGCGTGGATCACGTTCCCCCACGCAAACGTCCGCGTTGGCACGAACTGCTGCGCAGTGCCATGCGCGGCAGCAAGGGCGGGGACTCCGCCGCTGATGTGCCTCCCGGGGGATCGGTCAACGATCTCCCGAGCTCGGCCGCAGAGACTTCGCCCAATGCTCAAGGAGCCTGA
- the rnpA gene encoding ribonuclease P protein component, which translates to MLPTENRLRRREDFATAVRRGRRAGRPLLVVHLRSGATDPHVTGETAPPPRAGFVVSKAVGGAVVRTAVKRRLRHLVRERLALLPPGSLVVVRALPGSGDADHEQLARDLDAALQRLLGGGAR; encoded by the coding sequence GTGCTGCCTACCGAGAATCGGCTGAGGCGGCGCGAGGACTTCGCGACCGCGGTACGACGAGGACGCAGGGCCGGCCGCCCGCTGCTCGTCGTCCATCTGCGTAGCGGTGCAACGGACCCGCACGTGACTGGGGAGACTGCTCCCCCGCCGCGTGCGGGTTTCGTTGTCAGCAAAGCAGTGGGTGGTGCGGTCGTCCGCACAGCGGTGAAGCGCAGGCTTCGCCATCTGGTCCGCGAACGGCTCGCCCTGCTGCCCCCCGGTAGCCTGGTTGTCGTACGTGCGTTGCCCGGTTCGGGTGACGCCGACCATGAACAGCTGGCCCGAGACCTGGATGCCGCTCTTCAGCGGCTGCTGGGAGGGGGCGCGCGATGA
- the rpmH gene encoding 50S ribosomal protein L34: MSKRTFQPNNRRRAKTHGFRLRMRTRAGRAILASRRGKGRASLSA; this comes from the coding sequence GTGAGCAAGCGCACCTTCCAGCCGAACAACCGTCGTCGCGCGAAGACCCACGGTTTCCGCCTGCGTATGCGGACCCGTGCCGGCCGCGCGATCCTCGCGTCCCGCCGTGGCAAGGGCCGCGCCAGCCTGTCCGCCTGA
- the dnaA gene encoding chromosomal replication initiator protein DnaA — protein sequence MADVPADLAAVWPRVLEQLLGEGQQGIEPKDKQWIERCQPLALVADTALLAVPNEWGKRVLEGRLAPLISETLSRECGRPIRIAITVDDSAGEPPNPPAPPMHQSQQPQQHRYQGPQHDERQHNDGYDGYGHRPSDDGMPTARPAYPDYQQQQRPEPGAWPRTQEDLSWQQPRLGGFQDRDPSADQWREPYGGRPQQQPQHDYRPQPPERQGYESQRPERHDMQEPQHRQGGGTGRPGGGTGPMGAQPAPAPGPGEPHARLNPKYLFDTFVIGASNRFAHAAAVAVAEAPAKAYNPLFIYGESGLGKTHLLHAIGHYARSLYPGTRVRYVSSEEFTNEFINSIRDGKGDTFRKRYRDVDILLVDDIQFLASKESTQEEFFHTFNTLHNANKQIVLSSDRPPKQLVTLEDRLRNRFEWGLTTDVQPPELETRIAILRKKAVQEQLNAPPEVLEFIASRISRNIRELEGALIRVTAFASLNRQPVDLGLTEIVLKDLIPGGEDAAPEITAPAIMAATADYFGLTVEDLCGSSRSRVLVTARQIAMYLCRELTDLSLPKIGAQFGGRDHTTVMHADRKIRALMAERRSIYNQVTELTNRIKNG from the coding sequence GTGGCTGACGTACCTGCCGATCTTGCCGCAGTGTGGCCACGAGTGCTTGAGCAACTCCTCGGGGAGGGCCAGCAGGGCATCGAGCCGAAGGACAAGCAGTGGATCGAGCGCTGCCAGCCGCTCGCACTGGTCGCCGACACCGCCCTGCTCGCCGTCCCCAATGAATGGGGCAAGCGCGTCCTGGAGGGCCGGCTCGCCCCGCTCATCAGCGAGACGCTGAGCCGCGAGTGCGGCCGGCCGATCCGGATCGCGATCACGGTCGACGACTCCGCGGGCGAACCGCCGAACCCGCCGGCCCCGCCGATGCACCAGTCCCAGCAGCCGCAGCAGCATCGCTACCAGGGACCGCAGCACGACGAGCGGCAGCACAACGACGGGTACGACGGCTACGGCCACCGGCCCTCGGACGACGGAATGCCGACGGCCCGGCCCGCCTACCCCGACTACCAGCAGCAGCAGCGCCCGGAACCCGGCGCCTGGCCGCGCACCCAGGAGGACCTCTCCTGGCAGCAGCCCCGGCTCGGCGGATTCCAGGACCGCGATCCGTCCGCCGACCAGTGGCGCGAGCCGTACGGCGGCCGCCCCCAGCAGCAGCCGCAGCACGACTACCGTCCGCAGCCGCCCGAGCGCCAGGGGTACGAGTCCCAGCGCCCCGAGCGCCACGACATGCAGGAGCCGCAGCACCGGCAGGGCGGCGGTACCGGCCGGCCCGGCGGCGGCACCGGTCCGATGGGCGCACAGCCCGCACCGGCACCCGGCCCCGGCGAACCGCACGCGCGGCTGAACCCGAAGTACCTCTTCGACACCTTCGTCATCGGGGCGTCGAACCGGTTCGCGCACGCCGCGGCCGTCGCCGTCGCCGAAGCACCCGCGAAGGCGTACAACCCGCTCTTCATCTACGGGGAGTCCGGGCTCGGCAAGACCCACCTGCTGCACGCCATCGGGCACTACGCCCGCAGCCTCTACCCGGGCACCCGGGTGCGGTACGTGAGCTCGGAGGAGTTCACCAACGAGTTCATCAACTCGATCCGCGACGGCAAGGGCGACACCTTCCGCAAGCGGTACCGCGATGTCGACATCCTGCTCGTCGACGACATCCAGTTCCTGGCGAGCAAGGAGTCGACGCAGGAGGAGTTCTTCCACACCTTCAATACGCTTCACAACGCCAACAAGCAGATCGTGCTGTCCTCGGACCGCCCGCCCAAGCAGCTGGTGACGCTGGAGGACCGGCTGCGGAATCGATTCGAGTGGGGTCTGACCACCGATGTGCAGCCTCCGGAGCTGGAGACGCGGATCGCGATCCTGCGCAAGAAGGCGGTGCAGGAGCAGCTGAACGCTCCGCCCGAGGTCCTGGAGTTCATCGCCTCCCGCATCTCCCGCAACATCCGTGAGCTGGAGGGCGCTCTCATCCGGGTGACGGCCTTCGCCAGCCTGAACCGTCAGCCGGTCGACCTCGGGCTGACCGAGATCGTGCTTAAGGACCTGATCCCGGGCGGCGAGGACGCGGCTCCGGAGATCACGGCGCCGGCCATCATGGCGGCGACCGCCGACTACTTCGGTCTGACGGTGGAGGACCTCTGCGGATCCTCGCGCAGCCGTGTGCTGGTGACGGCACGCCAGATCGCCATGTATCTGTGCCGCGAGCTGACGGATCTGTCACTGCCCAAGATCGGGGCGCAGTTCGGCGGCCGTGACCACACGACGGTCATGCACGCCGACCGCAAGATCCGCGCGCTGATGGCGGAGCGGCGCTCCATCTACAACCAGGTCACCGAGCTCACCAACCGCATCAAGAACGGCTGA